AAGTGCGTTTATTGACGCAGTTTAAGCAGTTGATGAAGTCCGCCGACAGCGGTTTTTTATTAGGCAGTCAACTGGCAAACGATACCTCTGTTGCCGCCCAAGGCGTGTTACATGCAGCGCACATTGGCCAAGCTTTAAAGCAGTTACACAATTTGCGCATGCAACTGGCACCTTTGTTATTTAGTTACAGTTATGTGCATAACGAGCAGTATTACATTGTGCTGCAAAACGCAGTAGGCTTGGATGATGAAATAAGCCAGTACGTTATGGAAATTTACAGCGCCGCGTTTTACCAAGTTCTTAAAAAAGTGGCGGGTGAGCGAGTCCCTTGTCAGTTTGAGTTTGCCTATAAACGCGCCAGACATAGCCAAGAATACGAGCAGCATTTGGGCCTTAAAGTCGCTTTTGAAAAGACTATAACCCGTTGGGTATTGAATAAACACACGCTTAGGCTCACTAACCCCGCGTTTAGTAGTTTTAGGTTTTCACAAATTAACTCGCAACTAGCGGCATTAAATTCTGAAAATAGCACCTTTGTTGAAGCCGTGAGCCGATTAATTTATCAAACTCCGGCGTTAAATTTAGACCAAGTAGCCAGTCAATTTGCCATGAGCCCTGCAACCTTCAAGCGCAAACTAAAAGCTCATGGCGTGCGTTTTTCTACCTTGTATGATGAGCAAAGTAAGCGCAAAGCGATTTACCTGCTTGCCATGCGCGAACAATGCAATGAGCAAGTTGCCATGCGCTTATCATTTTATGATATTGCTAATTTCAGACGAGCGTTTAAACGCTGGACCGGTCTTACGCCAAGTCAATTGAAGGGGTAAGAAAGCCCGCTCTTATCGCTAAGAGCGAGCGTGCAGTTAAAGGGTTTCTAAAAATGCGATGAGTGCATTTTTTTCATTCTTACTGAGCTCTAACTTATGCAGTAACTCAGTTGTCTGTGGGTAGTTTGGATCATCTTTAAATTTTTTTCTCGGTTTTGGCCTTGCTCCACCTGCGTTATAGAAGTTGACTATCCCTAGCAAACTTTGAAAGCCACCATGGTGCATCCAAGGCGTACTTTGTTGTAACGCTAAAAGAGAAGGGGTTCTAAACTTGCCAATA
Above is a window of Pseudoalteromonas shioyasakiensis DNA encoding:
- a CDS encoding helix-turn-helix transcriptional regulator translates to MKQYLNQDDKYLTAQGLITTLVELALSRGIALHKLLRGTGVFEQDLMSVQHQFSISQQVRLLTQFKQLMKSADSGFLLGSQLANDTSVAAQGVLHAAHIGQALKQLHNLRMQLAPLLFSYSYVHNEQYYIVLQNAVGLDDEISQYVMEIYSAAFYQVLKKVAGERVPCQFEFAYKRARHSQEYEQHLGLKVAFEKTITRWVLNKHTLRLTNPAFSSFRFSQINSQLAALNSENSTFVEAVSRLIYQTPALNLDQVASQFAMSPATFKRKLKAHGVRFSTLYDEQSKRKAIYLLAMREQCNEQVAMRLSFYDIANFRRAFKRWTGLTPSQLKG